GAGAGTCGATGGTGTTCAAACTGCCGCGGGTAAAGCTTGGCGGCGCTTCGAAGAACGACGCGCCTACTGGCGGCATCATCATCACGGCTCCATTCACCGCGCTGCTCTACTCGGGCACTGGCGCCGCTGAAAACACCACCATCTGCATTCAAGACACCACGCTGGCCTAAGAGGAACACATGGATCTTTCCAACCTGAATACCAAGGATCAGTCGGAAGCCGGCGTGCCCATGACGGTTCGCCTGCCGACCGGCGAAGAGACCGACATCAAGTTGACCGTGATCGGCCGTTCTTCGGAGCGTTTCGCCGCAGCCAAGCTGGAATTCGACCGCAAGATGGCCAAGCTTCGGCCAGTGCGTGATCGCGACATCGACGACGTGACCATCGAGCAACGGGCCGACGATGAGTTCACCGCCACGTTGGTGCTGGACTGGGATGGCGCCACAGATGGTGGGCAGCCCCTGCCATTCACCCTGGCGAACGTGGTTCGAATGCTGCAGGTCGCGCCATATATCAAGGGCCAGATCCTGAAGGTCGCGCTGGATGACGCACGTTTTTTGGCGAGAACGCCGACAGCCTAATCGAGTGGGCTTCGGCAGAGTTTGAGCTAGGCAAGAAACAGAAGGACGGGCGGACACTGCGCCAGCACCTTGAATCGGTGCAAGCGTTGACCGGCACAACACCGGATGGACTCATCCCGCCGCCATTCCCGATTCAACTGACCTACCTATGGCGCTGGTTCGTCGAACTGTCCGGCGCGCGCACGGGTAATGGCTTCGGCCCGAACAGCATCTCCTACGCGGAAATCGCCGCTTGGTCTGGGCTTAAGCGGATACAGCTAGCCGACTGGGAACTGGACACTCTGGTGGAACTTGACCGAGCATGGCTAGACAAACAGTAGTCGGCTAATGACACGGTGGCACCGCGTCATTTCTCCGATCAGAAGCCTTGCTAAAGTGATGAGCGGCCTATAGATTTCAGTCATGTATGGACGATATTCCATGCTAGCTGCATCAGGAGCTCACCAAATTCTCAGCTCGCAGATGTGATGGGATGAAGCGGTGGCATGAGGCTTTGATGCGTGTGTCGATGCCTTTTAGCGAGGCAAATTTGACGAAGCTGTCAACGGCTATCTATAGTCGCCATCCGCCTTATGGCGTTTCGCTGGGGGTGCGAATGTCAAGAATCATTGATACTGTCGTGGTCGATCGGGAGGTCCTTAGCCCGGACGAGTTTCTTCGCAAGATTGAGAAGGAGCGTAGCGCGATCAAGTCATCCAGAATCGTTGCGCCAAAGCTTGGTAGGCCAGGTTTTGGAGGTGTAGAGGTTGAGTACAACTATCCCATCTTCCGCCCGGCTTTCGATTGCAAGCTTTGAGGTATAGATGATCGATCCCGTCGACGAAAAAGGACAAGAGCCCGAGACACAACCTCCTACGGAGGTGAGGGCGTCTCAGATGTTAGAGGCGTTGAGTTCTATTGTTGCAACTCAAGTCGCTGAGCACGAGATTCGTCAGCAGGAGTTGGCTCTGCGTCAGCGTGAGCTTGACCAGAATGCTTCGTATGCGAACAAAGCGCTCGATGTACAAGCACAGGATCGGCGCGAGCATCGAGACCTCTTCCTAAAGATTGTTCGAGACCGCTATTGGTTTGCGATCGGCGGGATGTTGGTCATTTTCATCTTCATGGGTTGGCTCGTGAGCCATGGTCAGGTCGAGCTGGCAAAAGACATCCTGAAACTTGGCCTGGGATTCGTGGCTGGCGGAGCTACTGGCTTCTTTGCGGGGAAAGCCAAGCGGGGCAACAACAGCGAGCAGTGATCCCGGTTAGTGCAAGTGAATAGCCCCGCCTAGCGGGGCTTTTTCATGGGTGGTTGCGACTGCCGCCGCTTGACACGCAGTGCCGTTCCGACCTACCGTGTAGATAAGAGTGTCGAAACTCGATTGCTGCCGGTCCCCAACGCCCGAAAGCGTTGTTTTTTTACGCCCGTAGTTCGTCCACGAACTGCGTGTGCCCAGCCAGTCTTTGGCCGGGAGGGTGACGGATAAAAGACCCGAAAGGGGAAGAAGTCCACCGTGCAGCACGGTTTCGAACCTCCTGGCCACCTCATGTTGAGTGGTCAACCCGTGTCGAAACGGAGCTGATCATGAATGCCCTCGCCTTCCAAGGTACCAACTTCGAAGTAGTAGCCCAGAATGGCCAGTCGTGGCTGCGGGCTGCTGATATCGCACGCGCTCTCGGATACTCCCGTGAAGACGCGGTAAGCAAGATCTACGATCGCAATCGGGACGAGTTCACGGATGATATGTCCCGGACCGTCAAATTGACGGTCAGCGGTGAAATCAATGGGTTACAGCACATTGCGGTGCGGATCTTCTCGCTCCGCGGCGCTCACCTGATCGCGATGTTCGCACGCACGCCGATGGCCAAGGCCTTCCGCCGCTGGGTGCTTGATGTGCTCGACAGCCTGAACGGCCGCACCAGCACCGGTGATCGCACGCCACTGCGCGACGCGATCAACATGCTGGTGAGCAAGCGGCACCTGATGTACCCGGATGCATATGCGATCGTGCACCAGCGCTTCGGGGTGTCGCACATCGACGAGCTGACGCTTGAGCAGTTGCCCCAGGCAGTGGAATACGTGCACAAGGTGGCGCTTGAAGGCGAATGGCTGCCGCCCGAAGGAACGGTAGTGCTGACTACGCATGAAGTCGGCGCGCTGCAGGCGCTGGTGAGCCGGCTTGAATACTTTTTGTGCGATGAGCGCATCAAGGAAATCGAAAAAGGGCTGTATGCGGTCCAGTCGCGACACGCTGGCTTCTTCCACGATTTCACGGCAGAGCCACGGCTGATGCTGCCCACCCTGAAGAAGGTTGCGGAGCGAAGCCAGTAGCCTCACTAGAAGCTGACAGCAACCCCTACGCCTCTATGCTACGTTTAGCGTTCCTGAATTCGGGGCGAAGGTGTGGGGGCGTTCATGTCGGGGGCTCGTTCCAGTAATGTTTGGGCGGTAGCAGTTGTATTTGTGGTTGTAGTACTTGCTGCTCTTTCCATGTCAATGGACGGGGAGCACGCTAGAGGTG
This region of Chitinolyticbacter meiyuanensis genomic DNA includes:
- a CDS encoding BRO-N domain-containing protein, which codes for MNALAFQGTNFEVVAQNGQSWLRAADIARALGYSREDAVSKIYDRNRDEFTDDMSRTVKLTVSGEINGLQHIAVRIFSLRGAHLIAMFARTPMAKAFRRWVLDVLDSLNGRTSTGDRTPLRDAINMLVSKRHLMYPDAYAIVHQRFGVSHIDELTLEQLPQAVEYVHKVALEGEWLPPEGTVVLTTHEVGALQALVSRLEYFLCDERIKEIEKGLYAVQSRHAGFFHDFTAEPRLMLPTLKKVAERSQ
- a CDS encoding phage tail assembly chaperone; amino-acid sequence: MQALTGTTPDGLIPPPFPIQLTYLWRWFVELSGARTGNGFGPNSISYAEIAAWSGLKRIQLADWELDTLVELDRAWLDKQ